The genomic window TCATGAAGCTTCTAAGAAACAATGGCTGGAAAGTTTTTATGAGGATCGGGATTACGAGGGAGATAAAAAATATAGTGAGCTGGTTACCTATTGCAGCCAGTCAGATGCGGGCATAATCAATGGCTTTATTCAGTTTGGCGTGTCGAGCTATGGGTACGATGAAGAGGGAGAAAAGTCTTTTGAAACGCGGACAGGAGTGATCCGTCAGCTTCATTTTTTAGAGGGTCAAACAGTGGTAGGACAAAAGTTATTCAAGACAGCAGTCGATTATTTTCAAGAAAGAACCGTCCCTTTATCCTATGCATTTTTTCATGCGCTTGGACTGACTTGTACAGGGAATCACGGAAAGCTTCATGAGTCTATGCCGGAAATAGCAGCGTTGTTGCTAAATAATGGTTTTGGTATCGAGCATACAAATGTTTATTATAAGAAAAATTTGCAGGTAGCGAAAGAAAAAATCGAATCAACGCTTCACATCAAGCGAGCTGTAAAGACAGAACATCATACTCAAATGTTTACTTTTTATGAAAATGAAGAGGCGGTAGGGCAAGCGAATATTGCTTTTTTACCGGAGACTTCAATTACCTATTTAAGATGGATATTTATGTTGGATGATCAGCAAAACAAGGGCTTCGGGACACAAGCACTGCAACTGATTTTTGCGTATCTCTCACAGCAAGGAATAACAGAGCTGCATACAGATACGGCTGATGCAAATAGTCGTGCCCAGCATGTTTACGAGAAAAATGGCTTTCAGCATTCAGGTCTAACACGAAGCTACATGCGTGTATGAGTAAGAGGGAGGAGTCGAAAAAAATGTTGGATAAACTGAGAAATTTTAAAACAGCTAATGAACTGCGACAGGCGTTTCTTTCATGGGCAGCGATCGATATTTTATTGGAAGAAGAATATGCTTATCGTGTCTATGATTGGATTCCTGTTTGGACGCAAGGACAGGCTTACGGAAAAATAGATAATGGTGCAGGAGATGAGCTGATTGCTCTATTTGGCGAAAATGACTGTATTATCAAGGGCTTCGACCATGAATCTGCTCTATCGCCTCATGCGCAGGAAGAATTTAAAATCTACGATGGGCTTTATGAGCAAGCGCCGAAAGAGCTCCTTGAACGACTTTTTGATCCCGCCATCGAGCATGAGCATGTGACGTTTTGTATTTGGCAGACAACCGGTGATGACTGGCACAAGGAAGAGACCGCGATTCCAGAGGGAGAAGATGACGGAGAAGAATTCTTGATGGGTTATTTTCATTCAACTGTTGAGGCACACAGTGATTGGATTAAGGATTACTATGAGATAGAACTTGATCAAAGTCTAGTGCTTCTGTTTCGACATTTCTTTTATCGAAAGCCGATCACGCAAACACTTTTGATTCAGCACGGCTTTGGCGAACAGAAGGAGAGAATTTTTGAAGAGTTGGAAAAAATCGGTTATCCAGTAGAGGAAGCCTAGATAGATGGATATAGGAGTATAAAGAGCATAATAAGATTAGCGAGTGAGCGTGGGACATAGTCTAAGTCCTGCGCTCTATTTGCATCTAAAACCAAATAAATGGTGGACAGAAGCTTCGTGCTTTGGGCTCACCTTTTTTTATTTTTAATGTTCAGTTAATACTTTTTGTGTATACGAGAAAGGTTCGTTCGGTATGCTGTACCTGTGAATAAGACAAGAACCTGTGTTAGGTTTGTCAAAAAAATTTAAAGGAGCAAAATGATGTATTTGCGTATTATTCGAAATGATATCGTGCAAAGCAAATTGATTACAGCAACAACGACGGTGTTTATTACGGTTGCAGCTATATTGATTACCTTAGCGACAGTATTAAGTGTGAACTTATCCGGATCGATCGACAACTTATTGGAGCAGACAAAAAGTCCTCATTACATGCAAATGCATGGTGGCGAAGTCGATAAAGAACGGATGCAGACATTTGCGCAAGAAAACCAATATGTCGATCAATATCAGATCAGTGAGTTTCTAAATATTGAAGGCGCAAAAATTCAAGTAGGAGACTATACGTTTTCCGACAATGTGCAGGATAACGGGATTGCTGTACAAAATAAGGCATTTGATTTCCTGCTTGATTTGGAAAATCAGCCGATTCAGGTCAATCAAGGAGAAGTGTATGCGCCGATTGCCTATGTGAAGGAAGGGCTGATCAAAACAGGCGATGTGCTAGTGATAGCGGGTAAAAAGCTGGTTGTTAAAGGCGCAGTACGAGATGGACAGATGAATTCTAACTTTGCCTCGTCCAAACGATTTCTGGTGAATGAGGAGGATTACGCTGCGCTTGTTTCAGAAGGAGCGCTTGAGTACATCATCCAGTTTCGCTTGAATGATGTAACAAAGCTAAATGAGTTTGAAGCATCTTATAGGGAAGCAGACCTTGAAATGAATGGTCCGGCAGGGACATTAGGTTTGTTCAAAATTATCAATGCTCTTTCTGACGGGATCATGATTGCAATTTTGCTGTTGGTCAGCTTGTTAGTAGTAGCGATGGCTTTTATGTGTATTCGGTTTACTTTGTTAGCGAAAATCGAAGAAGACTTCAAAGAAATCGGTGTGATGAAAGCAATAGGCCTTCCAGTGAAAGAGATCAAAAAAATCTATTTAGCCAAATATACGCTGGTTGCACTAGTCGGAGGCTTACTGGGCTATCTGATTTCCATACCGTTAAGCCGGCGTTTACTGCAAGACATTAAGCTGATTATGGGTGAAAGCGGTAATGAAGGCTTAGGACAGCTAATTGGTATGGCTGGTGTGATAGTACTACTGTTTTTGATTCTTCTCTATGTCTCTATATTGTTGAACCGTTTCAAAAAACTATCCGCAGTAAAAGCAATTCGTGCGAACGGATCGGATGAGAAGACATCCAACCGCAAACCGATCAGGCTGAGCTTCTTCAAGGGTTTATCGATCAATCCGATTATGGGCTTTGTTGATGTGATTAGCCGGAAGAAAATGTATGTGACGATGTTAGTGGTGTTTATGCTGGCATCATTCATCATGATCGTTCCGGGACTTACATATAATACAATGTCATCGGATTCATTTACAACATATCTTGGCTATGGTCAGATGGATATGATGGTTAGCCTGTATCAAGATGAGGAGGCAGCAATCCATGAGGGACAGGTGGAGAAAGTAGTAGGCAGTGATAAAGAAATCGAAGTATACAACGAGATAACAACGAAACCTTTCAAGGTCAAAGGGGATGACGGGACAGACAGCATTTTGACCGTAGAGCTCGGAAACCATAGCAAGTTCCCGGTTGAATATACAGAAGGCCGTGCACCGGTCAAAGAGAACGAACTGGCTTTATCGGTGCTGAATGCGGAAGAATACAACAAGAAGCTTGGCGATACGATCATGCTCGTTCAAAATGGGAAGGAGAAAGAACTGGTTCTGTGTGGCTTCTATTCCAACATTTTTAATGGAGGAAAAACAGCAAAGGCAACATTTACAGATACTACGACAGAAACAATGTGGAAAAGCTATTTTGTAAAGCTGGCAGAGCCGGAACAAGTGAAAGAGAAGCTCGACGCCTATAAGGAAGAGTTGCCCTTTGCTAAAATCTACGATGTTTCACTTTATAAGGAACAGATTTTTGGTCCAACTATCGATTCACTGAAGATGATGGCGATCGGTTCAGTGGCGGTTGCTTTGTTGATTACAGGATTAGTGACGTCATTGTTTATCAAGCTGTTGATTGTCAAAGACAGAAAAGAAATCGCTGCGTTGAAAGCGATTGGCTATACCAACAAAGATATCTCTTCGCAGTACCTTTCTCGCAGCCTCATTGTTTTGGTCATTGGGCTGATAGGCGGCACTGTCTTAGCAAGTACACTAGGCCCCGTTCTAGCAAAAATCATGATGGCGATGATGGGCATGACCGCGTTTGATTTGAGCGGCAGTCTACTGATTTATCTCGGCTGTCCGGTTCTAATGCTTTTAGTAACGATTGTTACAACAAAGCTTGTCAATAAACAGGCTGGTAAGATCAATATCGCAGAAAATTTGAAGGAGTAAAAACAATGGATAAATTATTAACTGGAAAAGGAATCGTCAAAACCTTTGGCGAAGCAGAAGAAAAAGTGACCGTATTGAATGGGGTCGACATAGCTATCTATAAAGGTGAATTTGTTTCGATCATGGGCGCGTCGGGTTCAGGAAAGTCTACGTTGATGTACGCCTTGAGTGGTATGGATACAATTGACGCTGGTGCTGTTGATTTTAAAGGGCAGCAGTTGAATGAAAAGCAAGAAGAAGAACTGGCACAGTTGCGTAGAACTCAGATGGGTTTTATCTTTCAACAGCCGACCTTATTGAAGAACCTTTCGATTTTGGATAATATCGTGTTACCGTTGATGAAGGACAAGCATGGGAAGTCCAATGAAGGAATGGAAAAGGCACAACGCCTGATGGAAAAAGTCGGAATCGAAGACTTGGCAGATCGGCGCATCACACAGGTATCCGGCGGACAGCTGCAAAGAGCTGGAATTTGTCGAGCGTTGATTGGTCAACCGGATATTTTATTCGGTGATGAGCCGACAGGTGCATTGAATTCAAAGGCTGCTCAAGAGATCATGAATATTTTGATTCGGATCAATCATGAGGGAACAACGGTGCTGTTAGTTACACATGATGTGAAAGTAGCGGCTCAAAGTGAACGTGTGCTCTTCATGGAAGATGGTTCCATTACAGCCGAGCTTTTTTTAGGAAAATATGGGGAGCGAAATCTGGAAGATCGGATGGAGCAGGTCAACGCGAAAATGCTGGAGACTGAGGTATAGAACGCTTTGGAAAGCCAAAAAATGATAGGCGTCAAAGTGAAAGAACAAGCAAGTAAAAATAAAGAATAGACAGAGTATAGGATAGACGAAAGAAAGTATATCCTGTGCTTTTTCTATTTTTTAAACAACAGGCTTTGTTTTCATGTAAAATAGGAATGATAAGAAATATAGTCGAAAAAGAACAGGAGAGTATCCTATGAGCTATCATATACTAGCTGTAGATGATGAAAAGGAAATCATCAAGCTGTTGAAATTATATTTGGAACGAGACGAATTAACACTCCATGAAGCATACAACGGAAAAGAAGCCTTGGTTGTTCTCAAAGAAAGACAGATCGACCTATTGATTGTGGATATCATGATGCCGGAGATCAATGGGTTTGAGTTGATCAAACAAGTAAGAAAAGACAGCAATATACCGATCATGGTCATCTCTGCTTGCATAGAGTCTTCGGATCGTATTTTCGGACTTGAGCTGGGAGCCGATGATTATATCGTTAAACCATTTGACCCACTTGAGGTTGTGGCGCGTGTGAAGGCCTTACTTCGGCGTTTTAATACATTAGGCTCAAATCAGGAGGCGGTCACTTCTTTGCTCTCTGTTGGTGAGGTGACGCTGGATCTTCATTCTTGCAGTGTGAGAAATGGAGCCGGGAAAATAGTTGAGCTATCGGCTGTAGAATTTCGAGTATTGAAGCTGTTGATGGAAAATCCCGGCAGAGTTTTCACACGTGAACAGATTTACGAGCATGGGTGGAAGGAAGAAATCGTCAGTGATAATAGCATTCGAGTGATGATGAGCAAGCTTCGGGAGAAAATTGGTCAGGATAAAATCAAGACGATTCGAGGCTTAGGCTATCGATTGGAGAAAGAGGCATGAAGGAGCTTAGGAATGCCATATTAAAACGATTTGTACTTTTCTTTCTGTTACTATCAGTCATCGTTTCCTTACTGGACAGCTTTGCTTTTGAATATGGACAGTATTTTCTAGCTGGAGAACATAGAATATATGCTGTGGTTATTGGAGCAATTTCTCAGATAGTGGCAGTTGCGCTCTTTTCTTATTTATTTTACCGCTCGATCGATAAGAAAATCACGGAAAAAAGCCAGCAAATTGCCAAAGAGCAGAATGTTTTGTTTGCAAATATCGCACACGATTTAAAGACACCTTTGACCAGTATTAACGGCTTTTCAAAGGCGCTTTATGAAAATGTAGCGACTACCTCTGAGGAAAAAGAGGAGCTGGCGCTGATCATCCATCAAAAATCACAGGCAGCCAATGAATTGTTGGATTTAATGTTTCAGTATACCAAGCTGCATTCAGAGGATTTTAAGCTGAAGCAGGAATCACTTGATCTTAACTATTTGTTGAAGGAGACTGTTGCGGAGATATATGACACGATCGAGGACTATTCTATCGAGCTAGAGCTTCAGATTCCAGAAGATACAGTCATTCGTTTGATTGATAAAACAGAGATGAAACGCGTATTTATCAATTTGATTGTCAATGCATGCCGCCACAATCCTGCTGGGACGACCTTGATGATCGCAGTGAAAGAGCATGAGGGACAAATGCTGATTATCTTTGCGGACAATGGTACACCGATTCCAGAGGTTCAACAAGAGCAGCTGTTCAAGCCATTTGTCAGTGAGAATCAAACAGAACGGAATTTTCATGGCAGCGGACTGGGACTGGCGATTTCCAAATCAATTGTTGAGAAGCATGGCTTTAGCATTGGGGTAAAGCATGAAATCGTTGGGTATACCAAGGAGTTTGTCATTACAGTATAAGTGATCTTTGGATGATAATGATGTGGAATGTTCCGTACTATGACGAAAAAGGAGGGGAAATAAATGGAACGTCCAAAAATTAGTAAAAATTTAGATGAGCAGGTGTTTCGAAGCTTTTATTATTTGAAGGAAGAGTTGGTTGCTTTTTGCCGCCAAGAAGGAATACAAACCACTGGTAGCAAGGAAGAAGTGACGAATAGAGTCGCTCATTATTTAAAGACGGGCGAGAAGCTTCGAACACAAGCAAAGCCACGAGCTTCAAATAAGGCAGAACGAAGCATAACGCCTGAGAGCACCATTGAAAGTGATTTTATTTGTTCTGAGAGTCATAGAGCCTTCTATAAAGAACAGGTAGGTGAACGCTTCACGTTCAAGGTTGCTTTTCAAAAATGGCTCAAAGAAAATGCAGGTAAAACCTATCAGGAATCCATTGAAGTATATGAGCAATTGGTAAATGAGGCTAAGACCCGGACTACAACCATAGATAGACAATTCGAATACAATACCTATATTCGTGCTTTTTTTGCCGATAACGCAGGTAAAACGTTACGTGAAGCGATTCTATGTTGGAAACACAAAAAGGCATTGCCGGGGCATAACAAGTATGAAAAAGAAGATTTAGCTGCTTTGAGTAAGTAAAAAGGATAGAATAATGGAATCACTAACGGAAGGTCGAGCCTATTGGTCGGCCTTTTTATATACTAAATCTGTATTTGTGAACGGTTTTGATTTACCTTGATGAAACGATGGAGCGTGTTCAAAAAAACTCTTTATCACTAAGTAATATAAATGGATGGCACTTCTCTAATTTCTTTTTTATACTGTGTTTGTATAGAAAACGTATTCAAAAGAATAGGAGAAATAATATGTCAGAAAACCAAAGATTTCCCCAAAATTTTCTATGGGGCGGTGCGGTAGCGGCCAATCAATGTGAAGGCGCTTGGTTGGAGGATGGAAAACTGCCAAATGTAACGGATACATTAGTAGGGATCATGAATGAACACCCAAGTATCCAATGGAACGAGGAAAAGCAGATTTGGGAATTGGCATTGGAGGATTCATTGCCGTATCTTTCCCATGAAGCAGTCGATTTTTACCATCGTTTTGAAGAGGATATCAAGTTAATGAGCGAAATGGGTTTCAAAGCCTTTCGAACAAGTATTTCATGGGGACGCATTTTTCCAAGAGGGGATGAAGAGACACCGAATGAAGCTGGACTTGTTTTTTATGATCAACTGATCGATACTCTGTTGAAATACGGCATGGAACCGGTCATTACTCTCAGTCATTATGAGACACCTTTGGCTTTGGTAGCGGAGTATGGCGGTTGGTCAGATCGTCGGTTGATTGAATTCTTTGATCGCTATGCAGTCACTGTCTTTCAACGGTACCAAGGGAAAGTAAAATACTGGATGACCTTTAATGAAATCAATAATGCTTTCAGAATGCCTTATGCAGCAGCTGGAGTTGTTTCTTTTCCACCTGAGGACCCGAGTGAGCCTGTAAAGTACCTGTCCCATCAAACGATTTATCAAGCCTGTCATCATATGTTTGTCGCAAATGCGTTAGCAACTAAACGATTAAGAGCAATCGATCCACAAGCACAAATGGGGATCATGTGTAGCTTTTCTGCATTGGCAACCTACCCGTATGACTGTGATCCGGAAAATGTATTTGGGGCCATGCAGTTTAGAAGAAACTCATGGTTTTTCTCAGATGTGATGTGTCGTGGACACTATCCGGGGTACATCAAACGCATCTGGCAGGAAGAAAATAGTGCACCGGAAATTCGTGAAGGGGATTTAGAGCTGCTGCAAAATTACACAAGTGATTATATTGCATTTAGCTACTACCGCAGTGCCGTCTATACAAAAGAAGCGGAAATGCGTGTCGATACAGGCGGTGCCAAAGGGTATGACAATCCATTCTTGAAAGAAAAATCGCCGGAGCCATGGAGCTGGCCCATCGATCCATTGGGACTGCGCTATGTGATGAACGAGCTGACAGATCGCTATGAGCTGCCGTTGTTCATCGTGGAAAATGGACTCGGTCTGGATGAAACACCGGATGAAATGAATCGAATCCATGATCCGGCGCGCTGCCGTTACCTGAAAATGCATTTGGAAGAAATTGCTGAGGCAATCAAGGATGGTTGTGAGGTACTTGGCTATTTATGGTGGGGCCCAATAGATATTGTTTCTGCTGGAACAGGGGAAATGAAGAAACGTTATGGGTTTATCTATGTCGATCGGCATAACGATGGCTCGGGTGATCTTCATCGCTTGAGAAAAGATAGCTTTGACTACTATAAACAAATCATTGAAACGAATGGTGAAAATCTGGAAATCATGATTTAATAATTAGAGAACCTCCCGTTTGAAATAAGAACTTTCTCACGGAGAGGTTTTTCCCTATGCCATGTGCTATGATTCCAGATAGTATATAGGAGTATGTGGGTGTGTTTCTTGGAAGCCATAGGTCGTTGCTGTTATTGTAGCTTTTTTTGAGGGGGATAGTCATGGAACTTAGTAGAAGGCAATTACAGATATTGGTCTTTCTGACGAATGAGCGCGGTTGGCTGACCAGTGAGAAAATCGCCGATCATTTGGGCACGAATAAGAAAACGATTCAGGGAGAAATCAAAAATATCATTGATGGATTTGACGGAAAAATCTTGTTGCAGAGAAACAAACGCAATGGGTATTTTTTAGAGTACATCGTACCGGAGCTGCAGCAGCAAATTGCAGATGAAGTATCCAGACATAAAATTTATTCCAGTATGAATTTCCGGGCGTCTGCAATTGTTACATTTTTAACGTTTCAAGATACATATATCAGTATGCAGAAGCTAGCGGATATTTTCTTCCTATCAAAAACAGCTGTGTCGATAGAAATCAAAACGATTCAACGGTGGACGGAACGCAACCCGAGTGTAGAGTTGGAAGTATCTGCAAATAAGGGACTGAAAATTCATGCGACAGAGAATATGCGTCGGATATTTATTTCGTTGATCGGTACAGAAGCGGTGATCGATCAGGCCAATCTGGCAGTTGAAGAAACGGAACGTTTTCATTTTCTGCTGCCGATTATTCAGCAAGTGCTGGGGGATATATTGATCGAATATGATTACATTATCTCAGGAGAAGACTATCTTCGTTATGCGCGTTTTATCACTCTGACGATCATTCGTGAGGAATCAGATCACCATTTGGAAAAAATCGAGCAGCAGGTGACGATCGTCCCTATTGTCGATCGACTTCTGGAACAGCTGTTAGTCCAAACGGGGCATATGTTTTCGATGAGTGAAAAAAATGCATTAGCGAATCGATTGTTGGAATTGAATTACCTTTATGTTGAAACCTCGGATAATTTGGAAATCGAAAAGAAATTACGAGCATTTGAAGAGCAGTTGCTGAATTTTCTGGATATTTCAACAAGTCACTTATTTACCAAATCAGAATTTTTAATTACCCATATCAAGCAAATGACCATGAGAATTGCTGCCGGGCATAATGTGATGAATCATTTCGCACAGAAGACATTGAAAAAATATCCTTTGGAGACCTATCTTGTTCGTCGTTTCTTTCCGCGGTATTTCAATTTGCGTCCGAACTTGGCCGAACTGTCTTACTTGGTTCTTTATGTTGCAGAAGCTTTAGAACCTTATCGAAGACAGGAGAAGCTGCTTCTGATAAGTAATCAACCGTTCAGTATGCTGAATGCGTTAAAGCGAAATCTTGAAAATGTTTTAGGCAATCGTATTACAACCATTCAAATCGAGCCAACGTATCTTTTTGAGCGTAGGACAGATCAGGTAGAGGAGTACGCTGTTTTACTTTCTACAGAACAGGAAATCTTATTTAAGGATTCTCGATTTTCTTATGTACCGAATCTACTTGATGATACTGAAGTAAAGGAAATCGGTATGAGTGTGATGAAAATGCTGGATTTGTTGGAAGAACAACGAAAGCAGCAGATTTTAGAAGAATGCTTTCCCACTGAAAATCGAATCAATGTCGAAAAAAACTTGGCTGAGGTGCAGACCTTACTTCCTGTCAGTCCGGAGCTAGTCATGTATCCGATCAGCTCGGAGACACTGTTCGCTTGTATGATTCGAGAGGATGCACAAACCAAGATTTTGGAGTATAGCTTGAAAGAGCCGATCACTTATCAGCAAAGAAAGATCAAACAAGTCATCTATGTTGAATATGATCAAATGAGAAAAGATATCCTGCCATTCTTCCATGCTGTTTCAGAGTTATTAGTATAAGAAAAAGAGAGAAAACAGAGTCAAAAAACGATGCCAGCAATAGCTGAGAATCGTTTTTGATTCTGTTTTCTGCTTTTTGAACAGTTTCTCAGTACAAATAAATTCCTTAGTAGTGGGCAAATTCATTGAATAGCGAACACTGATTTTTCCACTTATACTAATAATGAAGAAAACGGATTCATGAGAATGGACTGCAGCTGTTCAAAATGAACCAGATGGAGGAAAACAATATGGATTACAATGAATTAGCAAAAGCGGTCATTGCCGGTGTTGGCGGCGAGCAGAATGTGG from Enterococcus sp. 9E7_DIV0242 includes these protein-coding regions:
- a CDS encoding DUF6434 domain-containing protein, giving the protein MERPKISKNLDEQVFRSFYYLKEELVAFCRQEGIQTTGSKEEVTNRVAHYLKTGEKLRTQAKPRASNKAERSITPESTIESDFICSESHRAFYKEQVGERFTFKVAFQKWLKENAGKTYQESIEVYEQLVNEAKTRTTTIDRQFEYNTYIRAFFADNAGKTLREAILCWKHKKALPGHNKYEKEDLAALSK
- a CDS encoding sensor histidine kinase; the encoded protein is MKELRNAILKRFVLFFLLLSVIVSLLDSFAFEYGQYFLAGEHRIYAVVIGAISQIVAVALFSYLFYRSIDKKITEKSQQIAKEQNVLFANIAHDLKTPLTSINGFSKALYENVATTSEEKEELALIIHQKSQAANELLDLMFQYTKLHSEDFKLKQESLDLNYLLKETVAEIYDTIEDYSIELELQIPEDTVIRLIDKTEMKRVFINLIVNACRHNPAGTTLMIAVKEHEGQMLIIFADNGTPIPEVQQEQLFKPFVSENQTERNFHGSGLGLAISKSIVEKHGFSIGVKHEIVGYTKEFVITV
- a CDS encoding helix-turn-helix domain-containing protein, encoding MELSRRQLQILVFLTNERGWLTSEKIADHLGTNKKTIQGEIKNIIDGFDGKILLQRNKRNGYFLEYIVPELQQQIADEVSRHKIYSSMNFRASAIVTFLTFQDTYISMQKLADIFFLSKTAVSIEIKTIQRWTERNPSVELEVSANKGLKIHATENMRRIFISLIGTEAVIDQANLAVEETERFHFLLPIIQQVLGDILIEYDYIISGEDYLRYARFITLTIIREESDHHLEKIEQQVTIVPIVDRLLEQLLVQTGHMFSMSEKNALANRLLELNYLYVETSDNLEIEKKLRAFEEQLLNFLDISTSHLFTKSEFLITHIKQMTMRIAAGHNVMNHFAQKTLKKYPLETYLVRRFFPRYFNLRPNLAELSYLVLYVAEALEPYRRQEKLLLISNQPFSMLNALKRNLENVLGNRITTIQIEPTYLFERRTDQVEEYAVLLSTEQEILFKDSRFSYVPNLLDDTEVKEIGMSVMKMLDLLEEQRKQQILEECFPTENRINVEKNLAEVQTLLPVSPELVMYPISSETLFACMIREDAQTKILEYSLKEPITYQQRKIKQVIYVEYDQMRKDILPFFHAVSELLV
- a CDS encoding response regulator transcription factor, whose amino-acid sequence is MSYHILAVDDEKEIIKLLKLYLERDELTLHEAYNGKEALVVLKERQIDLLIVDIMMPEINGFELIKQVRKDSNIPIMVISACIESSDRIFGLELGADDYIVKPFDPLEVVARVKALLRRFNTLGSNQEAVTSLLSVGEVTLDLHSCSVRNGAGKIVELSAVEFRVLKLLMENPGRVFTREQIYEHGWKEEIVSDNSIRVMMSKLREKIGQDKIKTIRGLGYRLEKEA
- a CDS encoding ABC transporter permease, with protein sequence MYLRIIRNDIVQSKLITATTTVFITVAAILITLATVLSVNLSGSIDNLLEQTKSPHYMQMHGGEVDKERMQTFAQENQYVDQYQISEFLNIEGAKIQVGDYTFSDNVQDNGIAVQNKAFDFLLDLENQPIQVNQGEVYAPIAYVKEGLIKTGDVLVIAGKKLVVKGAVRDGQMNSNFASSKRFLVNEEDYAALVSEGALEYIIQFRLNDVTKLNEFEASYREADLEMNGPAGTLGLFKIINALSDGIMIAILLLVSLLVVAMAFMCIRFTLLAKIEEDFKEIGVMKAIGLPVKEIKKIYLAKYTLVALVGGLLGYLISIPLSRRLLQDIKLIMGESGNEGLGQLIGMAGVIVLLFLILLYVSILLNRFKKLSAVKAIRANGSDEKTSNRKPIRLSFFKGLSINPIMGFVDVISRKKMYVTMLVVFMLASFIMIVPGLTYNTMSSDSFTTYLGYGQMDMMVSLYQDEEAAIHEGQVEKVVGSDKEIEVYNEITTKPFKVKGDDGTDSILTVELGNHSKFPVEYTEGRAPVKENELALSVLNAEEYNKKLGDTIMLVQNGKEKELVLCGFYSNIFNGGKTAKATFTDTTTETMWKSYFVKLAEPEQVKEKLDAYKEELPFAKIYDVSLYKEQIFGPTIDSLKMMAIGSVAVALLITGLVTSLFIKLLIVKDRKEIAALKAIGYTNKDISSQYLSRSLIVLVIGLIGGTVLASTLGPVLAKIMMAMMGMTAFDLSGSLLIYLGCPVLMLLVTIVTTKLVNKQAGKINIAENLKE
- a CDS encoding ABC transporter ATP-binding protein, giving the protein MDKLLTGKGIVKTFGEAEEKVTVLNGVDIAIYKGEFVSIMGASGSGKSTLMYALSGMDTIDAGAVDFKGQQLNEKQEEELAQLRRTQMGFIFQQPTLLKNLSILDNIVLPLMKDKHGKSNEGMEKAQRLMEKVGIEDLADRRITQVSGGQLQRAGICRALIGQPDILFGDEPTGALNSKAAQEIMNILIRINHEGTTVLLVTHDVKVAAQSERVLFMEDGSITAELFLGKYGERNLEDRMEQVNAKMLETEV
- a CDS encoding glycoside hydrolase family 1 protein is translated as MSENQRFPQNFLWGGAVAANQCEGAWLEDGKLPNVTDTLVGIMNEHPSIQWNEEKQIWELALEDSLPYLSHEAVDFYHRFEEDIKLMSEMGFKAFRTSISWGRIFPRGDEETPNEAGLVFYDQLIDTLLKYGMEPVITLSHYETPLALVAEYGGWSDRRLIEFFDRYAVTVFQRYQGKVKYWMTFNEINNAFRMPYAAAGVVSFPPEDPSEPVKYLSHQTIYQACHHMFVANALATKRLRAIDPQAQMGIMCSFSALATYPYDCDPENVFGAMQFRRNSWFFSDVMCRGHYPGYIKRIWQEENSAPEIREGDLELLQNYTSDYIAFSYYRSAVYTKEAEMRVDTGGAKGYDNPFLKEKSPEPWSWPIDPLGLRYVMNELTDRYELPLFIVENGLGLDETPDEMNRIHDPARCRYLKMHLEEIAEAIKDGCEVLGYLWWGPIDIVSAGTGEMKKRYGFIYVDRHNDGSGDLHRLRKDSFDYYKQIIETNGENLEIMI
- a CDS encoding GNAT family N-acetyltransferase, translating into MLKLVDQENSQELYEYYCTNLVGTAPYYHEASKKQWLESFYEDRDYEGDKKYSELVTYCSQSDAGIINGFIQFGVSSYGYDEEGEKSFETRTGVIRQLHFLEGQTVVGQKLFKTAVDYFQERTVPLSYAFFHALGLTCTGNHGKLHESMPEIAALLLNNGFGIEHTNVYYKKNLQVAKEKIESTLHIKRAVKTEHHTQMFTFYENEEAVGQANIAFLPETSITYLRWIFMLDDQQNKGFGTQALQLIFAYLSQQGITELHTDTADANSRAQHVYEKNGFQHSGLTRSYMRV